A genomic window from Antedon mediterranea chromosome 4, ecAntMedi1.1, whole genome shotgun sequence includes:
- the LOC140046457 gene encoding uncharacterized protein, giving the protein MNMFKQLLQTVCFRITRTSNGIINTSHRLSQTLSASNQSKHFCTQPQPDDPKSDMSDPFVREKTKCLLCQNNVPLTYKNVQLLSQFISPNTGHIYGQRITKLCRRQQKRISYEIKRSRRMGYMPVMYRDTIFLKDPDLFGSHYAGEVNIGDAVRLEPRPLIDSPVQKKTEKKERFKRSTESKKTKKK; this is encoded by the exons ATGAATATGTTCAAACAATTGCTTCAAACAGTCTGTTTCAGAATTACAAGAAcaa GTAATGGCATTATTAATACATCACATCGGTTAAGCCAGACGTTGTCTGCTTCAAACCAAAGTAAACATTTTTGCACGCAACCCCAACCTGATGAT ccTAAATCTGACATGAGTGACCCGTTTGTGAGGGAGAAAACAAAGTGCTTATTGTGCCAGAACAATGTTCCACTTACTTATAAG AATGTCCAGTTATTATCACAATTTATTTCACCAAACACTGGACATATCTATGGTCAGCGTATAACAAAGTTATGTAGACGGCAACAGAAGAGAATTtcttatgaaataaaaagatcTAGACGAATGG gATACATGCCAGTAATGTACCGCGATACAATCTTTTTGAAGGATCCAGATCTCTTTGGTTCCCATTACGCTGGAGAGGTGAACATTGGTGACGCTGTTCGCTTAGAGCCTAGGCCACTGATAGACTCACCTGTACagaaaaaaacagaaaagaaagaaagatttAAAAGATCTACCGAAAGCAAGAAAactaaaaagaaatga